The nucleotide window CATAAAGATTCAACACCTACTGCACGCCGCTCCAAGtggctcgacgccgagaaaGCCCCATCACGAAGGCCGCACCGTTCCCTTGGGACTAGGCCGGCGTGAAGCTTAGCAGCACGTCGTTGGGCAACTTGGTCGTGATCCCCACCGTCTGCAGCATCGGCCTCTCGTCCCTCGGCGCCATGTCCCCGAACGTCTGCAGCATGCGCACGACGAAGTAGCTCATCTGCGTCAGCGCGAACTGCTGCCCGATGCAGATCCGGGGGCCACCTGAGAAGGGGAGGTAGTCCCACCTGCGGGCGGTCCGTGAAGTCAGCTTTCATCATCGTCAAAGGAGGCAGATATGATAGGTGAAAGGGGCGGGGCTTGAAAACGTACGAGGGCCGCCTCTCCTCCCAGCGCTCGGGGCGGAACTCGTCCGCGTCTTCGCCGTATAGGTCCTTTCTCCGGTGAAGACAGAACAGCGACCACCGCACCGGCGTGTCCTTGGGGACGAAGACGGGCGACTTGCCGTCAGGCCCGCCGCCCACGGGGAGCGTCGTGTCCCGCGCCGTACCGCGCGACATGGTCGCGACGGTCGGGTACAGTCGTAAGACTACCACACAATCAGTCAGTCAGTACAGTACCTCTTGGAAGatctcctctctctttgtttctctctctctttccgCCTCGTTCGCAGTGATGACTACTCACTTTCCTTGAGCACCATGTTGAGATACTTCATgtccttcatctcctccCACGTCGGCCTCCGCCCCTCGAGcccctcgatctcggccctCAGCCGGCTCACGACGTCCGGCCTCCGCGCCAGGATCCAGAACAGCGCCGAcagcgtcgacgccgtcgtgtCGCGGCCCGCCAGGATCATGGACAGCAGCTGCGCGCGCACGTACTCGGGCGTCATCCCGGGCCGGCCCATCATCTCGTGGAGGAACACATAGCCCCGCTTCGGGTCCTGTGTCTCCatccctgccgccgccgcctcctccatcttctccttcttctgcgtcttctcgccggcctcgttcTCGGCGCGCACGCGCTCGACGTAGTTGTCGCAGAAGCGGTGGATCAACTTCAGCCCTTCGTGCCACTTCTTGTCGTTGTCAAGGAAAgtcagcaggccgaggcgcgAGCGGACCGCCGCGCGGGTCGTGATGTACTCGAACATCGACGTGAACTCTCGGGCctcgggcgacggcgtcgtcagCATGTTAGTTGAGTGGCCGAACCTGGAGTGCAGTACAGTAGTCAGCAACCAACCCATGGAAGCAAATCTTCGatctggggagggggagacTACtcacataaagtccgtcgccgagtccatcgtcatcatgtACAGCAGCGCCTGCAGGTCCACCGTCCCGCCGTCCTTTGGGATATTCGCAATCAGGTCGCCGACGTGCCTCTCAAAGCACTCGAGGTCCGCGATCTGGTCCCTCACGAACGTCGGCCTCATCATGGCCCTCGCGCCGTGCCACACCTCCCCGttggccgagaagatggcCTCCGGGCCCAGGATCGGCAGGACCGCCTCCCGCCTCGGCCCCGTGATGGGGAAGTCGTCGAACGAGGCCGCCAGCACCGCCTTGAGGTTCTCGGGCTCGCTCGTCATGAGCGCCCAgcccgtcggcgtcttcaccCACCACGTGTAGCCCAGCTTCGCGAACAGGTCCTGCCACCACTCGAGCAGGCCGTGGTCCCGCTGCCGCGCGAGCGAGGTCCGCACCCAGTCGCTGCCGAGGACCGGGTCCGTGTGCGGGAATACGGGCGCCTCGCCGCAGCCGCGCGCCTTCATCCGCAAGAGGTACTGCGCCTTGTTGTACAGGATCACGGTCGGGAGGGTGAGGAacagggcgaggacgggaTGGGCGTGGGCGTGCGAGGACGTGAGGTGGGAGCCGCGGCTCCATCGGACGTacgactcggcggcggtccaGAGGATGTAAGTGcccaagacggccgacgagACGAGGTAGAGATGCTCTCGCGCCATGGTTGTTCGTGTTCTGTGCTATGCTATGatgtgctgtgctgtgctgtgctgtgctgtgctaTTCTGACGGTCCGTCGGCCTCTAGAGCTCAAGGGGAGTGAGGAATCTACCTTGTTTTATAGTAAACCGTTGCTCTCTCAGATACTTGCTTTTGGACAAAATCCAGGCTTCCCCGACCTCTTCAAACGGGcgtgggggagggagagacgaAAAGAACAACATCAGACGGGGGAAAACACCCGAGCGGGCCTGGAACTTGAAGAACGTTTCTCGTTCTCGCATATTTTTATTGATTTGTGGACATTGGGGTTGCTGATGTCACATCTTCTTACATCCTCGGCCCGtatcgcatcgcatcgcattgCATtgcatcccatcccatccatccatccatgtTGGGACAACTAACTCCAcgtttccctccctcccccccctcatgTTTCCCCCGCCAGACCAACACCCACAAACTTTGCCTTAGTGCGCCAAGGCTTCCCCCGGCTGTCGTAGCTTAGTTCGGTTCAGCTGGGCTTTTCCCCTTTGACGGGAACGCCAAGGGAGGCGCTGCCCTATTCGTGTCCATGTCGAATCCTCAACTCCAACTACCATACCAAACTGACGGCAAGTTTCgttgggggaggaggggcttGCCTTCACGATCAGCCGCCGGCAGGCCTTCGGAAAACCACCCAGAATGGCAAACTCATGATCCCTCGAAATGTCAGCTCAAGGGGTTTGTGGTTCATCTCGACCAGCAGCGTCGAGCGTACAAAGTCACAAGCCGCTGCCGAGGTAAGTGAGTCTGGTGATGGGCACACGGCATGTACACCCAGACCAACCCCTCCCGtatctcctccccctcttcctcctctccacTCAGCTCGGCATGTGAACGAAGTGCCAGCTCGATGATTGGTGTGGGGGTGTACGAGACGTGGACACCACAATGTCAATGACCAAGCCATCGTTCatcaaaacaaaacaaaaagagTTCACTCATATGTGGGCTAATGGCAACTCTCATCGAGTAGGGTTCCGCTCGGAATAGAAACCCGAGACCAGACGAACGTTCCCCTTCTGGTGTTTGGCTACTTAATTGGCGTCTGCGGCAAAAAATGCCCGTACAGAAGGAAACTCTGTTTCTTCATCCTCTGTACAGCCCTCCCTTTCGCGCGATTAACCGGTCCTAATAGTCCACAACCTCCGGCCCGTCCGTGCAAGGATCCTGCCGGCTTGCCATATCGCCCCCGGTCTTCTCTGTGTGGGCGGCCGATGGACATAACATCGAAATCCGTGCCATCCGGGGGAACCAACGTCTGTCGAATCTTGTCCCAGAGGTTCCTT belongs to Colletotrichum higginsianum IMI 349063 chromosome 5, whole genome shotgun sequence and includes:
- a CDS encoding Cytochrome P450, which codes for MAREHLYLVSSAVLGTYILWTAAESYVRWSRGSHLTSSHAHAHPVLALFLTLPTVILYNKAQYLLRMKARGCGEAPVFPHTDPVLGSDWVRTSLARQRDHGLLEWWQDLFAKLGYTWWVKTPTGWALMTSEPENLKAVLAASFDDFPITGPRREAVLPILGPEAIFSANGEVWHGARAMMRPTFVRDQIADLECFERHVGDLIANIPKDGGTVDLQALLYMMTMDSATDFMFGHSTNMLTTPSPEAREFTSMFEYITTRAAVRSRLGLLTFLDNDKKWHEGLKLIHRFCDNYVERVRAENEAGEKTQKKEKMEEAAAAGMETQDPKRGYVFLHEMMGRPGMTPEYVRAQLLSMILAGRDTTASTLSALFWILARRPDVVSRLRAEIEGLEGRRPTWEEMKDMKYLNMVLKEILRLYPTVATMSRGTARDTTLPVGGGPDGKSPVFVPKDTPVRWSLFCLHRRKDLYGEDADEFRPERWEERRPSWDYLPFSGGPRICIGQQFALTQMSYFVVRMLQTFGDMAPRDERPMLQTVGITTKLPNDVLLSFTPA